AGGTGCTTTGGGGGGAGAGGTTATGGATTAGGTGTGTGGGTGTTGCGGGAGCGGAGGTAGTGGACGACGTCTTGAAATTTGGAGGCGTTGGGGGGGTGCCATTGGATGAGATTTTCATGGGCTTGGAGCATAGAGGCGCTGGTTTGGTTTTTATCGAGTGGGGTAATGGGTTCGATGGATTTTAGGGAGAGGGGTGTGGGGTCGGGGAATGGTGAAGTTGAGTGAATTGTGAAGAGTTTGTCTAAGCAGAGGTTGGTAATTATTTCGAGGTTGCGGCCTGTGGTGTGGATGAAGTGGAGGGGGGGAAGGCCTTGTTTTTTGTGCCGAAGGGCAATTCCTGTGAGTGTGCCGAGAAAGGTGCTGTCGAGGTAAGTGCATGTTTGTAGATCTAGGATGACGTGGGGTTGCGAGGCATTGATGGTCGAGTCGAGGAAGGCTTTGATGAGTGGGGCGTTTTGAAAGGTAGCCCGGCCTGAAATGCGGATGTAGATGTAAGGGGGATCGATGGCTGCTGAGATTTGATCAGGCATGGGGGTGAGAGGGGCTAGGCGAGAAGGAGGACGGGGTTTTCGAGGTGGCGACGGAGTGCAGATAGGAATTGAGCGCCGATAGCCCCGTCTATGACTCGATGATCACAGGATAGTGTGAGGGTCATTCGGTGACCGATTGTGATTTGGTTGAGGTCGTTGACGATGGGTTTTTTGGTGATGTTTCCTACTGCTAAGATAGCGGCTT
The nucleotide sequence above comes from Candidatus Methylacidiphilales bacterium. Encoded proteins:
- a CDS encoding STAS domain-containing protein, with the translated sequence MPDQISAAIDPPYIYIRISGRATFQNAPLIKAFLDSTINASQPHVILDLQTCTYLDSTFLGTLTGIALRHKKQGLPPLHFIHTTGRNLEIITNLCLDKLFTIHSTSPFPDPTPLSLKSIEPITPLDKNQTSASMLQAHENLIQWHPPNASKFQDVVHYLRSRNTHTPNP